A portion of the Halobacillus ihumii genome contains these proteins:
- a CDS encoding dihydrolipoamide acetyltransferase family protein, giving the protein MEVKLHDIGEGMHEAEILHYFVKKGERVKNDEPLVEIQTDKMTAELTAPSEGIIEEIRFELGQVVEVGTTILTIKTEQEAGSPTPEQPLSQGDRGVTSHAPDKTLTLTLPVNRVMASPHTRRVARENGVTIEEVAGTGPAGRVLDEDIIAFMAAEAQPSPAQQDVNETETPSENQENSAIPLRGYGKTSVQTMSQPVTLFDEVDMTELHKWQKYLKTGTSRQEGIDVPMQAFFIKALQRSLKEYPIFNSKLDEENGKVELETACHIGLATSTNDGLVVPVLKHVERRSVLDIHEHVETLTQKAAEGQLSSEELTGRTFTVNHIGAKASTGLTPVLNDSETGLMAFHKMKKMPVVVDDDIAIREMMNFALTFDHRAADGSHASAFMEKFIDYIENPHLMLVELI; this is encoded by the coding sequence ATGGAAGTAAAGTTACATGATATTGGTGAAGGCATGCATGAAGCAGAAATTCTTCATTATTTTGTGAAGAAAGGGGAGCGTGTCAAAAATGATGAGCCGTTGGTTGAGATTCAAACTGATAAGATGACTGCGGAGCTGACGGCCCCTTCAGAGGGGATCATTGAAGAAATACGATTTGAACTTGGCCAGGTGGTCGAAGTAGGGACGACGATTTTGACGATTAAGACAGAACAAGAAGCTGGTTCACCCACTCCAGAACAGCCACTTTCACAGGGAGATCGCGGTGTGACTTCACATGCCCCTGACAAAACGTTAACGTTGACTCTTCCCGTCAATCGGGTGATGGCTTCTCCACATACAAGAAGAGTGGCACGGGAAAATGGCGTTACGATCGAAGAGGTAGCAGGAACGGGCCCGGCTGGACGTGTATTGGATGAAGATATTATTGCTTTTATGGCAGCAGAAGCACAACCTTCTCCTGCACAACAGGATGTTAATGAGACAGAAACGCCTTCAGAAAATCAGGAAAATTCGGCGATTCCATTGAGAGGTTATGGTAAGACTTCAGTACAAACCATGTCTCAACCTGTGACGCTTTTTGATGAAGTGGATATGACAGAACTGCATAAATGGCAGAAATATCTAAAGACGGGGACTTCAAGACAAGAAGGAATCGATGTCCCTATGCAAGCTTTCTTTATCAAAGCATTGCAACGATCACTAAAGGAATACCCTATCTTCAACTCTAAGCTCGATGAGGAAAACGGAAAAGTTGAGCTGGAAACAGCCTGTCATATCGGATTGGCTACAAGTACCAATGATGGCCTGGTCGTTCCAGTATTAAAACATGTAGAACGACGATCTGTCCTCGATATTCATGAACATGTAGAAACTTTGACGCAAAAGGCAGCCGAAGGTCAGTTGTCTTCAGAGGAATTAACGGGCAGAACATTTACGGTCAATCATATTGGAGCAAAAGCAAGCACAGGGCTTACGCCGGTATTAAATGATTCGGAAACGGGCCTCATGGCTTTTCACAAAATGAAAAAAATGCCTGTGGTAGTGGACGATGACATTGCGATCAGGGAGATGATGAATTTTGCGTTAACCTTTGACCACAGAGCGGCTGATGGATCGCATGCCTCAGCATTTATGGAGAAATTCATAGACTATATTGAGAATCCTCATTTGATGCTAGTGGAGTTGATATAA
- the lpdA gene encoding dihydrolipoyl dehydrogenase translates to MVVGEFVTHKQVIVIGGGPGGYHAAIRAAQLGLEVLLVEKENVGGVCLNEGCIPSKLFAHSARQFRKMNSLIELGIRVDGAIDFDLALLQQRKKQVVERLSQGVEGLLDKHGVEVVQGRASFISSERIGVERGEAFDLYESDHVIISTGSDYSYPAEMQPDHQFILDAKSIYQVEELPTHLLIYGSDYLSLEAASAFSAFGTEVTIIMEEERTAFAYDSTINRELFRQLKKAKIKCVKQAKVHDVTASSEEVKIDLEVKGEFKSIRGSHLYVSAKPSPCVEELQLQVAGIDQLENGLIAANEAMETSVKGIYAVGDVTSYESLAVTAIRQGKVAAENCAGKSSVLDTAIIPHIIHFLQPVATAGLSEELAKELGYEIKTGHFPMRGNGYAEVLNEKNGFVKTVSEEDSGRLLGFHAVGEDAIGLINQGVLALEMVAREEDLASIFYPHPSLYEAWAESIEDMDSLAIHKG, encoded by the coding sequence ATGGTCGTTGGAGAATTTGTTACGCATAAACAGGTCATTGTAATCGGCGGGGGCCCCGGGGGCTATCATGCGGCCATCCGGGCGGCCCAACTCGGACTTGAAGTGCTGCTGGTAGAGAAAGAGAATGTCGGTGGAGTCTGTCTAAACGAAGGATGCATTCCTTCTAAACTATTTGCGCATTCAGCTCGTCAGTTTCGTAAAATGAACAGCCTGATTGAATTAGGGATTCGTGTCGATGGAGCCATTGATTTTGACTTAGCACTGTTACAGCAGCGAAAGAAACAGGTTGTTGAGCGGTTATCTCAGGGAGTAGAGGGATTACTCGATAAACATGGTGTTGAAGTGGTGCAGGGAAGGGCATCGTTTATTTCATCGGAGCGAATTGGAGTGGAAAGAGGAGAGGCATTTGATTTATATGAAAGTGACCATGTGATTATTTCTACCGGATCTGACTATAGTTATCCTGCGGAAATGCAGCCTGATCATCAGTTCATTCTTGATGCCAAGTCCATCTATCAAGTCGAAGAACTCCCAACACATCTGTTAATCTATGGATCTGATTATTTATCTCTGGAAGCAGCTTCCGCTTTCTCAGCTTTTGGTACTGAAGTGACGATCATAATGGAAGAAGAGAGGACAGCGTTTGCTTATGATTCTACCATTAATCGGGAACTTTTCAGACAACTGAAAAAAGCCAAAATTAAATGTGTGAAACAGGCGAAAGTTCACGATGTTACCGCTTCTTCCGAAGAAGTGAAAATCGACCTTGAGGTCAAAGGGGAGTTCAAATCTATTCGAGGTTCTCATTTGTATGTGTCGGCAAAACCATCCCCATGTGTAGAAGAGTTGCAGCTTCAGGTCGCTGGAATCGATCAGTTGGAAAACGGGCTAATCGCTGCCAATGAAGCGATGGAGACCTCTGTCAAGGGGATTTATGCAGTAGGTGATGTGACAAGTTATGAATCATTAGCTGTTACAGCGATCCGGCAAGGAAAAGTAGCGGCCGAAAACTGTGCGGGAAAATCTAGCGTGTTGGACACAGCTATCATTCCTCATATTATTCACTTTCTTCAGCCCGTAGCTACAGCTGGTTTAAGCGAAGAACTGGCAAAAGAGCTTGGCTATGAAATTAAGACAGGCCATTTTCCAATGCGTGGAAATGGGTATGCTGAAGTTTTGAATGAAAAAAATGGGTTTGTAAAAACGGTCAGCGAAGAGGATTCTGGAAGATTGCTGGGATTTCATGCAGTAGGTGAGGATGCGATTGGGTTAATTAACCAGGGCGTGCTTGCCCTGGAAATGGTAGCGCGGGAGGAAGATTTGGCTTCCATCTTTTATCCACATCCCAGTTTATATGAAGCATGGGCAGAATCAATCGAAGATATGGATTCATTAGCCATCCACAAAGGATGA
- the nhaC gene encoding Na+/H+ antiporter NhaC: MDKRKPSFLVSSLIILFIIAILGVSILVYGAAPHIPIVLAAIIVGLYGLKLGYKWKELERAMTRGVSYGIPAIIILCLIGILVGVWVLNGTVQTITYYGLQVLSPSVFLVTAVIITAVVGTMTGSSWSAISTIGIALMGVAYGMSISPAMTAGAIVSGAMFGDKLSPLSDTTNLAAATAKVDIFQHIKHMLWTTIPSLIITLAIFAVISFTSERSAADTGKVEAMMATLNSEFMLTPIALISPLLIIFLAFRKVSPIPSLIIGLAAAVLTSFYTVPGVSFSTIMNTAHFGYTAETGNEAIDNLLSLGGLDSMLFGVSLILIALSFGGIIREIGLAHAIIDGLKNSLRSRGNVILSTVLSCLGINVVVGEQYLSIILPGQMLEESYEETNLHPQNMSRTLEDAGTMIHPLIPWGVMGAFVMTTLNVGIGYIPFTFMCFISPIIAIIYGYTGFTLTPIDQEEAVQIEEQPTMSDSVKNG; the protein is encoded by the coding sequence ATGGATAAAAGAAAGCCTTCATTTCTTGTATCAAGTCTCATCATTCTTTTTATCATTGCTATTTTAGGAGTAAGTATTCTAGTATATGGGGCAGCCCCTCATATTCCGATTGTATTAGCCGCAATTATTGTAGGGCTTTACGGCTTGAAACTGGGTTATAAATGGAAGGAATTAGAACGGGCCATGACGAGAGGGGTATCGTATGGCATCCCCGCGATTATCATCCTATGTCTGATCGGTATTCTCGTAGGAGTTTGGGTTCTCAATGGAACTGTTCAAACGATTACGTATTATGGCCTGCAAGTATTATCTCCTTCTGTATTCCTGGTTACTGCGGTCATTATCACGGCAGTTGTTGGTACGATGACTGGAAGTTCCTGGAGTGCAATTAGTACAATAGGAATCGCCTTAATGGGGGTGGCTTACGGGATGTCCATATCTCCGGCCATGACCGCTGGGGCTATCGTAAGCGGAGCCATGTTTGGAGACAAACTTTCTCCTCTATCAGATACAACTAATCTAGCAGCCGCAACGGCGAAAGTAGATATTTTTCAACATATCAAACATATGCTCTGGACGACGATTCCAAGTTTGATCATTACACTTGCGATCTTTGCCGTAATCAGCTTTACATCGGAGAGAAGTGCAGCGGATACGGGAAAAGTTGAAGCAATGATGGCAACTTTGAATAGTGAGTTTATGCTGACTCCTATTGCTCTGATTTCCCCTTTATTAATTATATTTTTAGCTTTTAGAAAAGTAAGCCCGATTCCATCGCTGATTATTGGGTTAGCGGCAGCGGTGCTGACCTCGTTTTATACCGTTCCAGGGGTATCTTTCAGTACGATTATGAACACAGCCCATTTCGGTTATACCGCTGAAACAGGCAACGAAGCGATTGATAACCTTCTATCACTGGGAGGGTTAGACAGTATGCTCTTTGGTGTATCACTTATTTTGATAGCGCTTTCTTTTGGAGGTATTATTCGGGAGATTGGCCTGGCCCATGCTATTATTGATGGACTGAAGAACAGTTTAAGAAGCCGCGGAAATGTAATTTTATCAACGGTGCTTTCTTGTTTAGGGATCAATGTTGTCGTAGGTGAACAATACTTATCGATTATTTTACCCGGTCAAATGTTAGAAGAGAGCTACGAAGAAACAAATTTGCATCCACAAAATATGTCCCGTACTCTTGAAGATGCAGGGACCATGATTCATCCGCTCATTCCATGGGGAGTGATGGGCGCATTTGTGATGACAACGCTGAATGTAGGAATTGGCTATATTCCGTTCACTTTTATGTGTTTTATATCACCGATCATTGCAATTATTTATGGGTACACAGGCTTTACGTTAACTCCCATTGATCAAGAAGAAGCAGTTCAAATCGAAGAACAGCCGACGATGTCTGACTCCGTAAAAAATGGGTAA
- a CDS encoding alpha/beta hydrolase family esterase, giving the protein MNTYKESIECDGRERTFYYSLPQTFTKPLPVLLCFHGAGSNALHHMKTTKFHEKVEEQQMIAVFPEAVQLNKSDPMSRQWNEGRQKNPANEQGINDIGFVMELIDWLKQQFSINEDRIYATGFSNGSSFSMRLAIECQDVFAGIGGVSGPVTEEVAEKCEWAHPMPMVFMMGTDDAVVPYDGIVDSESMVDGLLSANDTALLFARSWSESLLALKEEFPVPNESSVTKHTFHQHEGTVYYLVNGGGHTWPGGPESQASALAGNVPSHPDATQVIWDHLKYFKRNKQTMS; this is encoded by the coding sequence ATGAATACATATAAAGAATCCATTGAATGTGACGGAAGAGAGCGAACGTTTTATTATAGTCTTCCTCAAACATTTACAAAACCTTTACCAGTGCTGCTGTGCTTTCATGGTGCCGGAAGTAATGCTCTTCATCATATGAAGACCACTAAGTTTCATGAAAAAGTTGAAGAACAACAAATGATCGCTGTTTTTCCTGAAGCTGTTCAATTGAATAAATCGGATCCGATGAGCAGGCAATGGAACGAGGGAAGGCAGAAAAATCCTGCAAATGAACAGGGTATTAACGATATTGGTTTTGTAATGGAACTTATTGACTGGCTTAAACAGCAGTTCTCCATTAATGAGGATCGTATTTACGCCACAGGATTTTCTAACGGCTCTTCCTTTAGTATGCGACTGGCGATCGAATGTCAGGATGTATTCGCTGGGATAGGCGGAGTATCTGGGCCCGTTACGGAAGAAGTGGCTGAGAAATGTGAGTGGGCTCATCCCATGCCGATGGTTTTTATGATGGGAACGGACGATGCAGTGGTGCCATATGATGGGATTGTTGATTCGGAGTCTATGGTTGATGGACTGCTATCGGCAAACGATACCGCATTGCTTTTTGCCAGGTCCTGGTCAGAATCCTTGCTGGCATTAAAAGAAGAATTTCCTGTCCCGAACGAAAGCTCGGTAACGAAACATACATTTCATCAGCACGAAGGAACTGTTTATTATTTGGTAAACGGAGGAGGACACACTTGGCCGGGCGGTCCAGAGAGTCAGGCATCTGCTCTGGCAGGAAATGTGCCTTCACATCCAGATGCTACCCAAGTCATTTGGGATCATTTGAAGTATTTCAAGAGAAACAAGCAGACGATGAGCTAG
- a CDS encoding Na+/H+ antiporter NhaC family protein: protein MEQQHKGNAWALLPFAIFILLFIGSGILTGDFYKMPVLVALFVSILVALIMNRKTNFQTKIDQLTEGGGHPNIILMVVIFLLAGAFAKVAEGVGAVDSTVNMGLSFLPGNLIIVGLFIIGCFISISMGTSVGTVVALAPIGLGIAEQTDIHVALTMGTIISGAMFGDNLSVISDTTIASVRTQGAEMKDKFKANFFIVLPAAVITAIIFFVMTADASGAIQEAKSFNFIKVLPYLAVLVFAIAGVNVIYVLFGGILFAGAVGLILNEISMMDFVTLISDGFTSMLNLSIMVVLLGGLVELIKQNGGIEFLLRSISKRINSGRGGELGIAALVSTVNLSTANNTISIITTGPLAKQISERFHITPRRSASMLDIFGSTIQGLLPYGAQMLAVAGVASISPIAIVPYCFYPMLIGISGLLAIAFRFPRFTISDEK, encoded by the coding sequence ATGGAACAACAACATAAAGGAAATGCCTGGGCATTGCTTCCTTTTGCTATATTTATTTTATTGTTTATCGGTTCTGGCATTCTGACAGGAGACTTTTATAAAATGCCTGTTCTAGTTGCTTTATTTGTATCAATTCTGGTCGCGTTAATAATGAACCGGAAAACTAATTTTCAAACAAAGATCGACCAGCTGACAGAAGGCGGAGGACACCCCAATATTATTCTTATGGTAGTGATTTTCCTGCTGGCTGGAGCTTTCGCCAAAGTAGCTGAAGGGGTAGGAGCGGTAGACTCCACCGTAAATATGGGGCTATCTTTTCTCCCGGGAAATTTAATTATTGTCGGCCTGTTTATCATTGGATGTTTCATTTCGATCTCAATGGGGACATCTGTTGGAACCGTTGTAGCCCTTGCTCCGATTGGTTTAGGTATAGCTGAGCAGACAGATATTCATGTCGCTCTTACAATGGGGACAATTATCAGTGGTGCGATGTTTGGTGATAACTTGTCGGTTATTTCTGATACAACGATTGCTTCCGTTCGAACTCAGGGAGCAGAAATGAAGGATAAATTTAAAGCCAATTTCTTTATTGTGCTGCCTGCTGCGGTCATAACGGCGATCATTTTCTTTGTGATGACGGCCGATGCTTCAGGTGCAATTCAGGAAGCGAAATCTTTTAATTTTATAAAGGTATTGCCTTACCTGGCTGTGCTCGTCTTTGCTATCGCCGGGGTCAACGTCATTTATGTTTTATTCGGAGGCATTTTATTTGCTGGAGCCGTCGGACTCATTCTTAATGAGATCTCCATGATGGATTTCGTCACCTTAATTAGTGATGGATTTACAAGCATGCTGAACCTATCCATAATGGTCGTTCTCTTAGGCGGGCTCGTTGAATTAATTAAACAAAATGGCGGAATAGAATTTCTGCTGAGAAGCATTAGCAAGCGAATTAATAGTGGCAGAGGCGGCGAGCTTGGTATCGCTGCTTTAGTAAGTACAGTTAACTTATCAACGGCCAATAATACGATTTCGATCATTACGACAGGTCCGCTCGCTAAGCAAATTTCTGAGCGATTTCATATTACGCCGCGCCGATCAGCGAGCATGCTTGATATTTTCGGAAGTACGATTCAGGGATTGCTTCCTTATGGTGCGCAAATGCTTGCAGTGGCGGGTGTTGCCAGTATTTCACCAATAGCGATTGTCCCGTATTGCTTCTACCCGATGTTAATCGGGATATCGGGATTACTGGCCATTGCTTTCAGGTTTCCGCGCTTTACAATTTCAGATGAAAAATAA
- a CDS encoding VCBS repeat-containing protein produces the protein MYTYPYFMRQPLTILATKMGDVNGDGIPDRVYLIGQQPDNTSPFVTDITLVIQDGRTNASYSIALESNAGYQPTLFLGDFTGDQVDDILVRIQSGGSGGYSYYYMYSFLNNQARELFNYEAFNDYFVYEVIYRDDYKVDVINKTLDLTFTIDIQNKGEDYLSEIYNSDGTLKEPIEGWVSGLNVLSPVDFDGDGVYELFAFQEISGRYHADGLGIVQTPLSWNGQQFAVWNDLQYVAIYGANV, from the coding sequence ATGTATACTTATCCTTATTTTATGAGACAGCCTCTCACGATTCTTGCGACAAAAATGGGAGATGTGAACGGAGACGGCATTCCCGACCGTGTCTATCTAATAGGTCAGCAGCCAGACAATACAAGTCCATTCGTGACCGACATTACACTTGTGATCCAGGATGGGAGAACGAACGCATCGTACAGCATCGCCCTAGAATCAAATGCCGGTTATCAGCCAACCCTCTTCCTAGGAGATTTTACCGGTGATCAAGTGGACGACATTTTGGTGAGGATTCAATCAGGAGGAAGCGGCGGTTATAGTTATTATTACATGTACTCTTTTTTGAACAATCAGGCGAGGGAACTGTTTAATTATGAGGCGTTCAACGATTACTTTGTGTACGAAGTAATCTATAGGGACGACTACAAGGTAGATGTTATAAACAAAACCCTTGATCTTACGTTCACGATTGACATTCAGAACAAAGGTGAAGACTATTTATCTGAAATCTATAATAGCGATGGTACACTGAAGGAACCGATTGAAGGCTGGGTTTCTGGACTGAATGTTCTCTCTCCTGTCGATTTTGACGGGGATGGAGTGTACGAATTGTTTGCCTTTCAGGAGATCTCAGGAAGGTACCATGCAGATGGTCTAGGGATTGTGCAAACTCCTCTGAGCTGGAACGGGCAGCAATTTGCAGTGTGGAACGATCTTCAGTATGTAGCGATTTATGGAGCGAATGTTTAA
- a CDS encoding fumarylacetoacetate hydrolase family protein: MYKAKAKLGGKLQAKEVEVRIEDTGVEVDDEELLVANHNWDAPVTGTIYGALLNYQGTMEAMKDELTKDPYKAPPKAPILYIKPQNTVIGHQMTIPLPDDVQELEAGACLGVVIGQKAARVKQAEALQYIAGYTIVNDISVPHESVFRPAVKHKARDGFCPAGPWVMERDAVPNPDQLGIEVRVNGEVQQRNNTKNLVRSVSKLLADVTEFMTLDEGDVLLVGIPENPPRVKAGDHIRIEIERVGALENVVSKRGNQV; the protein is encoded by the coding sequence ATGTATAAAGCAAAAGCAAAGCTTGGTGGAAAGTTGCAAGCAAAGGAGGTTGAGGTTCGGATAGAAGATACGGGTGTGGAGGTAGATGATGAGGAATTACTCGTGGCAAATCATAATTGGGATGCACCTGTAACAGGTACAATTTACGGGGCGCTTTTAAACTATCAAGGTACGATGGAAGCCATGAAAGACGAACTGACAAAAGATCCTTATAAAGCACCTCCAAAGGCGCCAATATTGTATATTAAGCCGCAAAACACGGTGATTGGTCATCAAATGACGATTCCGCTGCCTGACGATGTTCAGGAGCTTGAAGCGGGGGCGTGCCTTGGTGTCGTCATCGGACAGAAAGCTGCTCGAGTCAAGCAGGCTGAAGCACTTCAATATATCGCGGGTTATACCATAGTCAATGATATAAGTGTTCCGCATGAAAGCGTATTCAGACCTGCGGTAAAACATAAGGCCCGAGACGGTTTTTGTCCAGCAGGCCCATGGGTGATGGAACGTGATGCTGTGCCGAACCCTGATCAATTAGGAATCGAAGTCCGGGTAAATGGGGAAGTACAGCAGCGGAACAATACGAAGAATTTAGTTCGTTCTGTGTCAAAATTGCTGGCTGATGTGACAGAATTTATGACGCTCGATGAAGGGGATGTCCTGCTCGTCGGGATTCCGGAAAATCCGCCTCGCGTTAAGGCAGGCGATCACATTCGAATCGAAATTGAGCGGGTCGGAGCTTTAGAAAACGTTGTTAGTAAAAGGGGGAATCAGGTATGA
- a CDS encoding fumarylacetoacetate hydrolase family protein — translation MKKARVAFEGDIHHATESSSGLQLENGKAVTEEEVVWLPPVELKTSFALGLNYMDHASELSFKAPEEPLVFLKGPNAFVGHRAKTYRPADVTKMHYECELAVIIGRQAKNIKRDEAYEYISGYTIANDYALRDYLENYYRPNLKVKNRDHCTPIGPWFVDAADINDPMNLSLRTYVNGEIVQEGSTKDMIFTVPVLVEYLSSFMTLNPGDLILTGTPKGTVDTKVGDEVITEIEGLGRLVNTITDEDS, via the coding sequence ATGAAAAAAGCCCGTGTTGCTTTTGAAGGAGATATCCACCATGCAACCGAATCTTCAAGCGGACTACAGCTTGAAAATGGGAAAGCAGTGACTGAGGAGGAAGTGGTCTGGCTGCCGCCTGTTGAACTGAAAACTAGTTTTGCACTTGGCTTAAATTATATGGATCATGCGAGTGAACTTTCGTTTAAAGCACCGGAAGAACCATTAGTATTCTTGAAAGGTCCGAATGCATTTGTGGGACATAGGGCTAAAACGTACCGCCCAGCCGATGTGACGAAGATGCATTATGAGTGTGAATTAGCGGTGATCATCGGCCGTCAGGCAAAAAATATTAAACGTGATGAAGCTTACGAGTATATTTCTGGTTATACGATTGCAAATGATTATGCATTAAGAGACTACTTGGAAAATTACTATCGGCCGAATTTGAAGGTGAAAAATCGTGACCACTGTACACCGATCGGACCGTGGTTTGTTGACGCAGCCGATATAAACGACCCTATGAATCTCTCCTTACGTACGTATGTGAACGGGGAAATCGTTCAAGAGGGGTCAACAAAAGACATGATTTTCACTGTTCCTGTTCTAGTCGAGTATTTAAGCAGTTTTATGACGCTGAACCCTGGTGACCTTATTTTAACGGGGACACCTAAAGGAACCGTTGATACGAAGGTAGGAGATGAAGTGATCACTGAAATTGAAGGGTTAGGCCGGCTTGTGAATACAATTACGGATGAGGATTCATAA
- a CDS encoding 5-carboxymethyl-2-hydroxymuconate Delta-isomerase produces MPHVIVEYTDNLNERTNIQGLLEKINRVLVSRDDTYPIGGVRVRAHEVKHYHIADGKEDDAFVHVTFKIGKGRSEEVKQATCEEIFEVMKEHFSSLFEEHYLALSLELVEFQHKTYKQNNIHSRFK; encoded by the coding sequence TTGCCACATGTCATCGTAGAGTATACGGATAATCTGAATGAACGCACAAACATTCAAGGTTTGCTGGAAAAAATCAACCGTGTGTTGGTGTCCCGGGATGACACGTATCCGATTGGAGGTGTTCGTGTCAGGGCTCATGAGGTGAAACACTATCACATCGCTGATGGGAAAGAGGATGATGCATTTGTTCATGTCACTTTTAAAATTGGCAAGGGCCGCAGCGAAGAGGTGAAGCAAGCTACGTGTGAAGAAATTTTTGAGGTGATGAAGGAACACTTTTCAAGTCTATTTGAGGAACATTATTTGGCTCTATCATTGGAGCTTGTAGAATTCCAGCATAAAACTTATAAACAGAATAATATTCATAGTCGATTTAAGTAG
- a CDS encoding aldehyde dehydrogenase family protein encodes MSVVDSVKRKDLFIGGKWQKAGEYTELTSPYNNEVLYKIPSASEAEVDQAIEAADRAQKSMKKLPIHRRAEILEKLSSLLKSRKEEAAQLIAQEAAKPIATARGEVERTIQTYKFAAEEAKQSHGEMIPLEATPGGSNRIGYTKYEPLGVIGAITPFNFPMNLVAHKVGPAIAAGNTIVLKPASQTPLSAYFLADLLEEAGLPQGALNVVTGKGRVVGNRIVEDERVDMITFTGSPEVGKEIRRKAGLKKVTLELGSNAALIVDEQVDIDRIISRCVTGAFSFQGQVCISLQRIYVHEDQYDSFVKRFVKETEQLKVGDPLKEDTDVSALITSQDVTRSLDWIEEAVQGGAQVAAGGKSEDNALLPTVLTNVQPDMKVSCQEVFAPIVLIDKVSSVEEGIEKVNDSRFGLQAGIYTEQVSTALDAADQLEVGGVIINDFPTFRVDNMPYGGVKESGTGKEGVKYSFEEMSQMKLVVFNRNS; translated from the coding sequence GTGTCTGTAGTGGATTCTGTAAAACGAAAAGATTTGTTTATTGGCGGAAAGTGGCAGAAAGCAGGGGAGTATACAGAACTCACCTCCCCTTATAACAATGAGGTGTTGTACAAGATACCCTCTGCTTCAGAAGCAGAGGTGGATCAAGCGATCGAGGCAGCGGATCGAGCTCAAAAGAGTATGAAGAAGCTGCCGATCCATCGGCGTGCTGAGATCTTGGAGAAACTTTCGTCTCTGCTGAAATCTCGCAAGGAAGAAGCAGCTCAACTTATTGCACAAGAGGCGGCAAAGCCAATCGCTACAGCGAGAGGAGAAGTTGAGCGGACGATCCAGACGTACAAGTTTGCTGCAGAAGAAGCCAAGCAAAGTCACGGTGAAATGATTCCGCTTGAGGCAACACCAGGGGGCAGCAACAGGATTGGCTATACGAAATATGAACCGCTGGGCGTAATTGGGGCGATCACACCATTTAATTTTCCAATGAATTTAGTTGCTCATAAGGTGGGGCCGGCGATTGCGGCCGGAAACACAATTGTTCTAAAGCCTGCATCGCAAACACCACTGTCTGCCTATTTTCTAGCAGATCTGTTAGAGGAAGCGGGACTCCCACAGGGTGCGTTGAACGTTGTTACAGGTAAAGGGAGAGTAGTCGGCAATCGTATTGTTGAGGACGAGCGAGTCGACATGATTACGTTCACTGGCAGCCCGGAAGTAGGCAAAGAAATTCGCAGGAAGGCTGGTTTGAAGAAAGTAACCCTGGAACTAGGTTCTAATGCTGCGCTTATTGTAGATGAACAAGTGGATATAGACCGTATCATTTCTCGTTGCGTGACAGGGGCGTTTAGTTTTCAGGGACAAGTCTGTATTTCTTTACAGCGGATTTACGTCCATGAAGATCAGTATGATAGTTTTGTGAAACGTTTTGTGAAGGAAACGGAGCAGTTAAAAGTTGGGGATCCATTGAAGGAGGATACCGACGTTTCTGCACTGATTACCTCGCAGGATGTTACACGTTCATTAGACTGGATTGAAGAAGCGGTCCAAGGCGGGGCACAAGTAGCTGCTGGCGGAAAGTCCGAAGATAACGCGCTGCTTCCAACAGTCCTCACAAACGTTCAGCCGGATATGAAAGTTTCCTGTCAGGAAGTCTTTGCTCCCATTGTCCTGATCGACAAGGTTTCTTCGGTTGAAGAAGGAATTGAAAAAGTTAACGACTCCAGATTTGGACTTCAGGCCGGCATTTATACAGAACAGGTGTCAACAGCACTTGACGCTGCGGATCAGCTAGAGGTCGGTGGTGTCATTATTAATGATTTTCCGACTTTCCGGGTCGACAACATGCCTTACGGGGGTGTGAAGGAAAGCGGCACAGGCAAAGAAGGCGTAAAGTATTCCTTCGAAGAAATGTCTCAAATGAAGCTGGTCGTTTTTAACCGAAATTCATAA
- a CDS encoding symporter small accessory protein, with amino-acid sequence MLGFESASIAFVWIATVLSGAGCVVFGALMWNKGGEDE; translated from the coding sequence ATGCTGGGATTTGAGAGTGCTTCAATCGCTTTTGTCTGGATTGCGACAGTTCTTTCTGGGGCAGGATGTGTGGTGTTTGGTGCTCTGATGTGGAATAAAGGTGGTGAAGACGAATGA